The segment aataataatgatgatgatgatgattaaattAGGCTGATGAAAGAATCAAGTCAAAATGTATGGACAAGGAATACTCTCCAATATCAGGAGATGCTAATTTTTGTCAAAGAAGTATAACACTTGCTCTTGGtgatgacaataaaattgttgcTAATAAATTAGTAagttatttgttattttttatcattaaaatatgtaaaggtataaacaatattatattggGATATGATACTTTACAGAATACTACAGTTCAAGGTATATCAGGAACTGGATCTCTATGTATTGGTGCAtactttttgaataaatattttccaggcaataaggaaatatatttacctGCACCTACATGGGGTAATCACATTCCACTATTTAAAATGGCTGGACTTGGTGTTAAATCATATCGTTATTATGATCCAAATACTTGTGGTTTAGATTTTAAAGGTGTCCTTGAAGATATTtcggtaattattatttaacgtaggtatatttaaaaatattatcatgtacctatattttttaaaaatagaaaataccAGAAAAATCAATGATTCTTCTTCATGCTTGTGCTCATAATCCAACTGGAGTTGATCCAAAAATTGAACAGTGGGCTGAACTATCAcatcttattaaaaaaaaaaatatatttccattttttgatATGGCTTATCAAGGTTTTGCCTCTGGTAtgtattataatgattatgtataaattagtaaaataaaaatttaatatttatatcaataacaacaataggTGATGTATCAAGAGATGCTGCTGCTGTTAGAATGTTTGTCAAGGATGGCCATGAAATTGCTCTTGCTCAATCATATGCTAAAAATATGGGTCTTTATGGTGAGCGTGTTGGTGCTTTTAGTTTAGTATCTTCAAATGCTGATGAGGCATCAAAAGTTATgtcacaaattaaaattttaataagaCCAATGTACTCAAATCCACCAATAAATGGTGCTCGTTTGGTCAATGAAATACTTGGTGatgaacaattgaaaaaagaatggCTTGGTGATGTCAAGGAAATGGCTGATAGAATTATTGGAGTAAGAACAAAACTtcgtgataatttaattaaaaatggaaGTACTCGTGATTGGTCTCATATCACTGATCAAATTGGAATGTTTTGTTTTACTGGACTAAAGACCCCCGAGgtaagccattttttttttttcagctaacatttaattaatttatttatttatttatttaattaaggTTGAAAAATTAACGTCAAAATTCAGTGTCTATTTGACAAAAGATGGTAGAATATCAATGGCCGGTGTAACAtctaaaaatgttgaatatcTTGCTCATGCAATTCACCAAGtcaccaaataaattacattatgatgatgatgatgataataataattaatccaataattaaatatcaaggCCATTGAAATATCCTAGTGCACtcaaatacaacaattattatgtaaaaaaaataatatgcgCTGCAGGCAGTGTTGATTACACACTATTTACTGtcttattaattgttattattattattattattattgtgtaaataaataaataaaacaacaacaacaaaatatttatatatatatatatatatatacataatataaataaaagattaaaaaataaataatgttaacacattgaatcaataattttttataaaaataattaaaaagattaaaaaataaaataaattttatactttcatTATATCTGCAGAATTCTACATGATCAACAATGCTGTTTTAACATAAAAGCAAGAGACGCGCTCTCACACATTTatacattaatattataaatatatatgtacatgcaTTCATATTTCATCATGGTGGTagtagtaaaataattatgtccATAATATGAAGTTGTTGTATGTAACGTGAACTGTGAAGTTTTACATACGGCCGGAGACAATCGTCACAATCAGTtaacaatttatcattatctcattatcatcatcaagattCAAGTTGGATAATTAATCGTTTGTTGTTTAACAAATACAACACTGTATTTTAGtgttaaaatcaaaatcaaaatcaacatCAACTGGAATTGGATAATTCATAGTaaataacatattattttattttattagttattatGTTACttgaacaaatatatatttattcaaaaaaaaactattattatttgaaattactTTAAACATTTTGCATTATATGTATGCAttataattgacaatttatcaacaatattattttagatttattattattggaaaataaataaatagagagagagagagagagaggagcCAAAGGATCATTGACCATTCGTCTGGTGTGTGTGAGTGTTGTGTGTGatacatattataatattgaatgaaaataacaacaatttaaaagttgaaatagTAAACAAATGTTTGGTAgagtttaaaaaagttattttatatttttgtattttaatttgactACTGAATGTACGGACATTAATTGATTGAGGATATTGAGGATATTGAGGATATTGAGATAGACCAGTTATTCAAGGTGAAAAtgccgtttttttttcttgtttttttttgttttttgcaaTGGTTTTATGACCATTTTGGGTAAAAGgggaagaagaaaataaatatttcatttggtTTTCAAAGGTCAATATCCTTTCTTCGAAACAATACCATTTTTgtgttaattgttaatttttaattttattattattatctgagTCTTATTCTTGACCTACATATATTGTTTGttggttgatttttttacaatgtgtaaaaatataatattaatttatttttaattgaattacagattttaaatatttaaaaataaaatggaaagaACACTGACTGAATTTGAAGAGAGTCTATCgtttgatgttgatgatccTGACTTTGCTTCAACTGCAagctgttttaaaaaatcatcaaaaaaacttCATCATTCTAGAACTTTGGATGTTTACTGCATAGCTGATTTAACAGACGTCACCACAGAAtgtgagttttttttataaaatattttcttttgaccTCTTGTTGTGTTAGTTATATCAtcaatgaattatatattttgctaattttaatttataatcatgtaggtttttttattagtaaCAATACAATGAACTCTTGAAATTGTATTTCTACTTTAAACTGTATAGCTATATTTATCTTATTCCACAAAGCTGCTTGTTAATGAAATCAAAAGgtgttatttatgttttttcatttgaaaaatattcgaaACCTTGCTGTATAAGGATAAGtacatattataaaatataaattaaagtcGTTTTGACTTTTCGCATGCAACATCATCATTGAATGACGTCAATGACTATCAgcaaaaaatttagtaatttcCCACAACTTGTCAAAATATGTATATCATACacgaaaatattatcattggctgttttattaattatttaatatttatattgacctCGATAAGAGGGCATTATTGACACCTGAACAATTTCGATTTGTTCTGATTAGTCTGACGTCTTTGGTCAATATAATgagctttattttatttttatttttttttttaaatattattcattattttaattcgtCTGCTGCTGGTGGGGTCCCAGCTGGATTTACACAGACAGtcaaatacataaattaacaaactacatatatcaaaattcaaaattattttatctttaattaatattataatcctgggtgttttttttttttacatatatacatgtatatataacaagaaaaaattagtgattgaatttcatcaaaatgataaattatcaatttcaatttcataagcatggtttttttaattgtttattgaccAAATGACCACcctgttgataaataaaaaaattcaaagaataaaaaggtcataaaataaaatataatttcattgtgTTTGCAATCAATGCATTGGTTGGTTTAtgttaatttgatatatatttcataaaagGCACACACGTTCAACAACTTTGAAATTAaaaccattttataaataataataaatttatgacgtCTGTATATACAATGCAACCAACAGACACAATCCAATTGGATCCAATTCGTATATCGTTTTACCTtcctttgaaatttatttttattaataatttttataatgtctAGACTTATAGAATTGCATTTTTACGTGCAACgagtgttgttgttgttattcaGTTGatctcttttattatatttcatattatatattatatctttggattaatttttttttttttttcatcaaggaGTAGTTGATCCATATCATGATacataatatacttttttttttcttttgtttttacttTGAAAAGAAGCGTCAGtcttttattgctttttttttttaaatgtaaataa is part of the Aphidius gifuensis isolate YNYX2018 linkage group LG1, ASM1490517v1, whole genome shotgun sequence genome and harbors:
- the LOC122860571 gene encoding aspartate aminotransferase, mitochondrial is translated as MSQSSRLITTLTASSGLIKNRGSYGMLQVSTRLASSWWSHVEMGPPDAILGVTEAFKRDNNPQKINLGVGAYRDDNGKPFVLPSIIKADERIKSKCMDKEYSPISGDANFCQRSITLALGDDNKIVANKLNTTVQGISGTGSLCIGAYFLNKYFPGNKEIYLPAPTWGNHIPLFKMAGLGVKSYRYYDPNTCGLDFKGVLEDISKIPEKSMILLHACAHNPTGVDPKIEQWAELSHLIKKKNIFPFFDMAYQGFASGDVSRDAAAVRMFVKDGHEIALAQSYAKNMGLYGERVGAFSLVSSNADEASKVMSQIKILIRPMYSNPPINGARLVNEILGDEQLKKEWLGDVKEMADRIIGVRTKLRDNLIKNGSTRDWSHITDQIGMFCFTGLKTPEVEKLTSKFSVYLTKDGRISMAGVTSKNVEYLAHAIHQVTK